Genomic DNA from Ilyobacter polytropus DSM 2926:
AAAGCTAACAGATAAAAGATCACCTGAAGAGATAGTAAAGGCTGAAGGACTTGCACAAGTAGCTGATGAAGGTGCAATTGAGGCCATGGTAGACGAAGTACTTGCTAATAATGGAAAACTTGTAGAAGACTATCATAATGCAGATGAAGGCAGAAAACCAAGAGTTCTTAAAGGACTTATAGGACAGGTTATGAAGGCATCTAGGGGTAAGGCAAATCCTCAGATGGTAACAGATCTTTTGACAAAAAAATTATAATAATCAAAGAGGATTCCCTAGGGAATCCTCTTTGATTATCTAATTAAAATTTTACTTTAGTAATGGCAAACCGTATTTTTCAGGAGAGACTATACGGGTGCACTTCTGGGAATATCCAAAGATTCCCCAGGGATCAAGTGAGCCTTTTAATTTTAGGATGTCAGGTTCAGATAACACAGCTTTTCCGTAGTATTTTTTACCGTTCCAGGAGTCATATACCCAGCCATCTTTTAAAATATTGCTGTTTTTAGAGTCTAATTTCATATTTCCCACTACTTTTAATCCCATTACCTTTCTATTTCTAAGGAGAGGGTCAGGATTTCTTCGATCTATCTGGATCTCACTTTCCATAGGGTCTCTTTTGGGGTATAGAGGGTTTTTTAACCACACTACATGTCCAGAGAATTCTTTGTTCTCCTGAGTTATATGTATTATGGTTTTTCCCGATGGTATGAGCCAGTAACCTTCAAAAGATTTTCCCATTATATTTATTGATAAGACTATAAAAATAAAAAAAAATTTCACAAAAACCGCCTTTTATTATTTGTTTGATTAATTATTGAGTTTATAAAAATTCCTTATTTAATCTATTTTTTTAAATATTTTTTTTTTCAAACCGCAGGTTGGACAGGTCCAATTATCGTCAAGTTGATCAAAGGGAAGATTCATCTGATTTCCATTATCATATTCAATATAAACATATATATACCCACAGTGGATACATTGATATTTTTCAGTTTTCATATCTAAACCTCCTCATAATTTTAATATATGTACATAAATCATACCTTAATTCTGCTGATAAAATCAATTTTACTTAAAAGTTTAATTAATTTTACTAGATATTTCAAAATATAGATATAATTAACCAAAGAAAATTATCTTTTTTTTATTACTAAAAACGGTATACTGTTTTAAACTAAAGTTATTTACAGATCAAGGAGGAAAAAAAATGAAAAAAATTACCGAAAGATTTTTTAAATATATAAAAATTGATACCAAATCAGATGAAAGCAGGCTGACATGTCCAAGTACAGAAAGTCAGATGGGATTTGCAAAACTCATGGTAGAGGAACTAAAGGCCATAGGAATGGATAGAGTATCCCTAGACGACAATGGCTATGTATCTGCTACTCTTTCTTCAAATACAGATAAAGATATACCTGTAATAGGATTTGTAGCTCATATGGATACTGCCCCGTCTTTTTCTGGTAAAAATATAAATCCAAGAATTGTTGAAAAATATAACGGAGAAGAGATTATCTTAAATAATCAGGATAATATCATAATGTCTCCTAATGATTTTCCTGAACTAAAAAATTATCTGGGACAGGATCTCATAGTCACAGACGGGACTACTCTTCTAGGAGCAGATGATAAGGCAGGGATAACAGAGATAATAACAGCCATGGA
This window encodes:
- a CDS encoding DUF2147 domain-containing protein; amino-acid sequence: MKFFFIFIVLSINIMGKSFEGYWLIPSGKTIIHITQENKEFSGHVVWLKNPLYPKRDPMESEIQIDRRNPDPLLRNRKVMGLKVVGNMKLDSKNSNILKDGWVYDSWNGKKYYGKAVLSEPDILKLKGSLDPWGIFGYSQKCTRIVSPEKYGLPLLK
- a CDS encoding rubredoxin gives rise to the protein MKTEKYQCIHCGYIYVYIEYDNGNQMNLPFDQLDDNWTCPTCGLKKKIFKKID